One stretch of Streptomyces hygroscopicus DNA includes these proteins:
- a CDS encoding NADH-quinone oxidoreductase subunit D, whose translation MTETTVGIGGAAESTDMVLNIGPQHPSTHGVLRLRLVLDGERIQSAEPVIGYMHRGAEKLFEARDYRQIIMLANRHDWLSAFSNELGVVLAVERMLGMEVPERAVWTRTLLAELNRILNHLMFLGSYPLELGGITPIFYAFREREDLQHVMEEISGGRMHYMFNRVGGLKEDLPAGWLGRARQAVAEVRSRMNVYDDLVLGNEIFRGRTRDVGVLARETVHGYGVSGPIARASGVDFDLRRDEPYLAYPELQDVLKVVVRQEGDCLARFECLLEQAHNSLALADACLDRLDELPAGPINQRLPKVLKAPEGHTYAWTENPLGLNGYYLVSKGEKTPYRLKLRSASFNNIQALTELLPGTLVADMVAILGSLFFVVGDIDK comes from the coding sequence ATGACGGAGACGACAGTCGGCATCGGCGGCGCCGCGGAGAGCACCGACATGGTGCTCAACATCGGCCCACAGCACCCCTCCACTCACGGAGTGCTACGGCTGCGGCTGGTCCTCGACGGAGAGCGGATCCAGAGCGCCGAACCGGTCATCGGCTATATGCACCGGGGCGCGGAGAAGCTCTTCGAGGCGCGCGACTACCGCCAGATCATCATGCTGGCCAACCGCCACGACTGGCTCTCCGCCTTCTCCAACGAACTCGGCGTCGTGCTCGCCGTCGAGCGGATGCTGGGCATGGAGGTCCCGGAGCGGGCGGTGTGGACCCGTACGCTGCTCGCCGAGCTCAACCGGATCCTGAACCACCTGATGTTCCTCGGCTCCTACCCCCTGGAGCTGGGCGGCATCACGCCGATCTTCTACGCGTTCCGGGAGCGCGAGGACCTCCAGCACGTCATGGAGGAGATCTCCGGTGGCCGGATGCACTACATGTTCAACCGGGTGGGCGGCCTCAAGGAGGACCTCCCGGCGGGCTGGCTGGGCCGGGCCCGGCAGGCCGTGGCCGAGGTGCGCTCGCGGATGAACGTGTACGACGACCTGGTGCTCGGCAACGAGATCTTCCGGGGCCGCACCCGCGATGTCGGCGTCCTGGCCCGCGAGACGGTGCACGGATACGGGGTCAGCGGCCCCATCGCCCGAGCCTCGGGGGTCGACTTCGATCTGCGGCGCGACGAGCCGTATCTGGCCTACCCGGAGCTCCAGGACGTCCTCAAGGTCGTCGTCCGCCAGGAGGGCGACTGCCTCGCCCGGTTCGAATGCCTGCTGGAGCAGGCGCACAACTCCCTGGCGCTGGCGGACGCCTGCCTGGACCGGCTCGACGAGCTCCCGGCGGGGCCGATCAACCAGCGGCTGCCGAAGGTGCTCAAGGCGCCCGAGGGCCACACCTACGCCTGGACCGAGAACCCGCTCGGCCTCAACGGCTACTACCTCGTCTCCAAGGGCGAGAAGACGCCGTACCGGCTGAAGCTCCGCTCGGCCTCGTTCAACAACATCCAGGCGCTCACCGAACTGCTGCCGGGCACTCTCGTCGCCGACATGGTGGCGATCCTGGGGTCGCTCTTCTTCGTCGTCGGCGACATCGACAAGTAG
- a CDS encoding amino acid ABC transporter substrate-binding protein, whose translation MSKIYRAAAAVAGVAALTAGLTACGGDSLEKSSGGDSSGKPGKGSLVIGSASFSESKILAELYAGVLKDAGYSTSIKTVDARELYEPALEKGQMDVVPEYAATLAEFLNQKKNGSNAAPVASSDIDETVTALKKLAEPRGLKVLDPGKAVDQNAFAVSRSFAKKHDLKTLSDLGKSKQKVTLAAGDECPKRPFCQPGLEKKYGIDIAGIDPLDIGSVQAKQAVKDGKDQMVLTTTTDSTLDQFGLVLLDDDKNLQNADNVLPVVNAKSAGSQKIADSLNKLTKVLTTADLRELNKKVDAERLKPTDVAADYLRDKGLVK comes from the coding sequence ATGAGCAAGATCTATCGGGCGGCGGCGGCCGTGGCGGGGGTCGCCGCGCTGACAGCCGGACTGACCGCGTGTGGCGGGGACAGCCTGGAGAAGTCGAGCGGCGGTGACAGCTCCGGGAAACCGGGTAAGGGATCACTGGTGATCGGATCCGCCTCCTTCTCCGAGTCGAAGATCCTCGCGGAGCTGTACGCGGGGGTTCTGAAGGACGCCGGCTATTCCACTTCGATCAAGACCGTGGACGCCCGCGAGCTGTATGAACCGGCCCTGGAGAAGGGCCAGATGGATGTTGTGCCGGAGTACGCGGCGACGCTGGCCGAATTCCTCAACCAGAAGAAGAACGGGTCGAATGCCGCCCCGGTGGCCTCCTCGGACATCGACGAGACGGTCACGGCGCTGAAGAAGCTCGCCGAACCGCGCGGGCTGAAGGTGCTGGACCCCGGCAAGGCCGTGGACCAGAACGCCTTCGCGGTCAGCCGTTCCTTCGCGAAGAAACATGATCTCAAGACGCTCTCCGACCTCGGGAAGTCGAAGCAGAAGGTCACCCTGGCGGCGGGCGACGAATGCCCCAAGCGGCCCTTCTGCCAGCCGGGTCTGGAGAAGAAGTACGGCATCGACATCGCCGGGATCGACCCGCTGGACATCGGCAGCGTCCAGGCCAAGCAGGCCGTCAAGGACGGTAAGGACCAGATGGTCCTGACCACGACCACGGACAGCACGCTGGATCAGTTCGGGCTCGTCCTGCTCGACGACGACAAAAATCTGCAGAATGCCGACAACGTACTTCCCGTGGTGAATGCGAAGTCCGCCGGCTCGCAGAAGATCGCGGACTCGCTGAACAAGCTCACCAAGGTGCTGACAACCGCCGATCTGCGGGAACTCAACAAGAAAGTTGACGCCGAGCGGCTCAAGCCGACGGATGTCGCCGCCGACTACCTGCGGGACAAGGGGCTGGTGAAGTAG
- a CDS encoding ABC-type transporter, integral membrane subunit has translation MDVVAKAWTWLATGSHWAGPDGVWHRLGQHLFLTFACLAIACAVALPIAVALGHIGKGGALAVNISNAGRAVPTFAVLVLLLLSPLGTHGQWPTIIALVLFAIPPLLTNAYVGVHEADREVVEAARGMGMTGGQLIRRVELPLAFPLIMTGVRTAAVQVVATATLAALPGGGGLGRIITAGFRLTDTPQVVAGAVLVAGLALVVEGVFVALGLVLDPMRLRTGRRPAAARRQPADQAPASPVLKT, from the coding sequence ATGGATGTCGTCGCCAAGGCGTGGACCTGGCTGGCCACCGGGTCGCACTGGGCGGGCCCCGACGGGGTGTGGCACCGGCTGGGCCAGCATCTGTTCCTGACCTTCGCCTGCCTGGCGATCGCCTGCGCGGTGGCGCTGCCGATCGCCGTGGCCCTCGGCCATATCGGCAAGGGCGGCGCGCTCGCGGTCAACATCTCCAACGCGGGGCGCGCCGTGCCCACCTTCGCGGTGCTGGTGCTGTTGCTGCTCAGCCCGCTGGGGACGCACGGCCAGTGGCCCACGATCATCGCGCTGGTGCTCTTCGCCATCCCGCCGCTGCTCACCAACGCCTATGTCGGGGTGCACGAGGCGGACCGGGAAGTCGTGGAGGCGGCCCGCGGGATGGGAATGACGGGCGGCCAGCTCATCCGCAGGGTCGAGCTGCCGCTGGCGTTCCCGCTCATCATGACGGGCGTACGGACGGCCGCGGTGCAGGTCGTGGCCACCGCGACGCTGGCCGCGCTGCCCGGCGGCGGCGGTCTCGGCCGGATCATCACGGCGGGCTTCCGGCTCACCGACACCCCGCAGGTGGTGGCCGGGGCGGTGCTGGTCGCGGGCCTCGCGCTGGTGGTCGAGGGCGTCTTCGTGGCGCTGGGGCTGGTGCTCGACCCGATGCGGCTCAGGACGGGGCGGCGGCCGGCCGCGGCCCGCCGCCAGCCCGCCGACCAGGCCCCGGCCTCGCCGGTGCTGAAGACGTAG
- a CDS encoding ABC transporter permease, with translation MADGNCLISNEWICGEYVRTRGQELTDATLEHVWITLASVAIGLLVAFPLALLARRWRVVSGPVLGLTTILYTVPSLAMFSLLLPVFGVSAAVVITGLVLYSLTILVRNIMAGLASVPEEAREAARGMGYGPLRLLFGVELPLALPALMAGLRITTVSTVSLTTVGAIIGYGGLGNLIYEGMRSFFKAEVLTASVLCVALAVVADLLLLALQRLLTPWARKSRKGTT, from the coding sequence ATGGCCGACGGAAACTGTCTGATCAGTAACGAGTGGATATGCGGTGAGTATGTACGCACACGTGGTCAGGAGCTGACGGACGCGACGCTCGAGCATGTATGGATCACGCTCGCCTCGGTCGCGATCGGTCTGTTGGTCGCCTTTCCGCTGGCGCTGCTGGCCCGCCGCTGGCGGGTGGTCTCGGGGCCGGTGCTGGGGCTGACCACGATCCTCTATACGGTGCCGTCGCTGGCGATGTTCTCGCTGCTGCTGCCCGTGTTCGGGGTCTCGGCCGCGGTGGTGATCACCGGTCTGGTGCTCTATTCGCTCACGATCCTGGTGCGCAACATCATGGCCGGTCTCGCCTCGGTGCCCGAAGAGGCGCGGGAGGCGGCCCGGGGCATGGGGTACGGCCCGCTGCGGCTGCTGTTCGGCGTGGAGCTGCCGCTCGCGCTGCCCGCGCTGATGGCCGGGCTGCGGATCACCACCGTCTCCACGGTCTCGCTCACCACGGTGGGCGCGATCATCGGATACGGCGGCCTCGGCAACCTCATCTACGAAGGCATGCGCAGCTTCTTCAAGGCCGAGGTGCTCACCGCCTCGGTGCTGTGCGTGGCGCTGGCGGTCGTGGCGGATCTGCTGCTGCTCGCCCTCCAGCGGCTGCTCACGCCGTGGGCGCGCAAGAGTCGGAAGGGCACCACCTGA
- a CDS encoding ABC transporter ATP-binding protein → MIRFEHVTKRYPDGTTAVDDLSFEVAEGELVTLVGPSGCGKTTTMKMVNRLIEPTSGRIVVDGEDIAEADPVALRRRIGYVIQQVGLFPHKTVLENTSTVPHLLGWQRKKGRERAAELLDLVGLDPSVYGDRYPDQLSGGQRQRVGVARALAADPPVLLMDEPFGAVDPVVREHLQNEFLRLQSQVRKTVLFVTHDIEEAVRLGDRIAVYGSGRIEQFDTPATVLGAPATPYVADFVGADRGLKRLSVTPIEPGDLEQPPVVHLDDPLPKAAARLASEGARWAVVLDDAERLHGWIPADAVDGPKGTVRDQARRMEAWLPVGAPLKQAFSTMLQHDAGWIAVLDEDRFLGVLTPARLHEALRRSIDADAGGIARGDVELQTVADV, encoded by the coding sequence ATGATCCGTTTCGAGCATGTCACCAAGCGCTACCCCGATGGCACGACGGCCGTGGACGACCTCTCCTTCGAGGTGGCGGAGGGTGAACTGGTCACCCTGGTCGGCCCCTCGGGCTGCGGCAAGACGACGACGATGAAGATGGTGAACCGGCTCATCGAGCCGACGTCGGGGCGGATTGTGGTGGACGGCGAGGACATCGCCGAGGCCGATCCGGTCGCCCTGCGCCGCCGTATCGGCTATGTCATCCAGCAGGTCGGGCTGTTCCCGCACAAGACCGTGCTCGAGAACACCTCCACCGTGCCGCATCTCCTGGGCTGGCAGCGGAAGAAGGGGCGGGAGCGCGCCGCCGAGCTGCTCGACCTGGTCGGCCTCGACCCGTCCGTCTACGGCGACCGCTACCCCGACCAGCTCTCCGGCGGCCAGCGGCAACGCGTCGGCGTGGCCCGCGCACTGGCCGCGGATCCGCCGGTGCTGCTGATGGACGAGCCGTTCGGCGCGGTCGACCCGGTCGTACGCGAGCATCTGCAGAACGAATTCCTGCGACTTCAATCACAGGTGCGCAAGACCGTGCTCTTCGTCACCCATGACATAGAGGAGGCGGTCCGGCTCGGAGACCGCATCGCGGTCTACGGCTCGGGGCGGATCGAGCAGTTCGACACCCCGGCCACGGTGCTGGGCGCGCCCGCCACCCCGTATGTGGCCGACTTCGTCGGCGCGGACCGCGGGCTGAAGCGGCTGTCGGTCACCCCCATCGAGCCGGGCGACCTGGAACAGCCGCCCGTCGTCCACCTGGACGACCCGCTCCCCAAGGCGGCCGCCCGGCTGGCCTCGGAAGGGGCGCGCTGGGCCGTCGTCCTGGACGACGCCGAGCGGCTGCACGGCTGGATCCCGGCGGACGCGGTCGACGGCCCGAAGGGGACCGTACGGGACCAGGCGCGCCGGATGGAGGCGTGGCTGCCGGTCGGGGCGCCGCTCAAGCAGGCGTTCAGCACGATGCTGCAGCATGACGCGGGCTGGATCGCGGTGCTGGACGAGGACCGCTTCCTCGGCGTCCTCACCCCGGCCCGGCTCCATGAGGCCCTCCGCCGCTCGATCGACGCCGACGCGGGCGGCATTGCCCGCGGGGACGTCGAGTTGCAGACCGTCGCCGACGTCTAG
- a CDS encoding esterase, giving the protein MGLTSNNLVIAAVVAALLLFAATIWLWPRLSGRGVAPVLGRVGMLLGTQLTVFAAFGLFANQSFGFYGSWSDLFGTQDEPGVVVDHDTPGTRVRVTETRHLAVDGGSSPTVAGRVEKVNIQGPVSGIASPAYIYLPPEYFRPEYARRTFPAALVLTGYPGTTEALINGLKYPQNSHKLVKAGRMQPLVLVMMQPTVAPPRDTECVDVPDGPRTETFFTKDLPKAVADHYRVGQRARNWGVIGSSTGGYCALKMAMRHPDAFSAAAGLSPSYKAPIDATTGDLFGGSKRLERENDLMWRLSHKPAPPVSLLVSSSEHGEQNYRDTVRFVNKVKRLNRRGEPTRISSIILGTGGHNFNTWKREVPAALEWLGGRLSDR; this is encoded by the coding sequence ATGGGTCTCACGAGCAACAACCTCGTGATCGCGGCGGTCGTGGCGGCGTTGCTGCTGTTCGCGGCCACGATATGGCTGTGGCCCCGGTTGTCCGGGCGCGGAGTGGCTCCCGTGCTCGGCCGGGTCGGCATGCTACTGGGGACGCAGCTCACCGTGTTCGCGGCGTTCGGATTGTTCGCCAATCAGTCGTTCGGCTTCTACGGTTCCTGGTCCGACCTCTTCGGTACGCAGGACGAGCCGGGTGTCGTGGTGGACCACGACACCCCGGGTACCCGGGTGCGGGTCACCGAGACCCGCCATCTGGCCGTGGACGGCGGCTCGTCGCCCACGGTCGCCGGGCGTGTCGAGAAGGTGAACATCCAGGGACCGGTCTCCGGGATCGCGAGCCCCGCGTACATCTATCTGCCCCCGGAGTACTTCCGGCCCGAGTACGCCCGGCGGACCTTCCCCGCCGCGCTGGTGCTGACCGGATACCCGGGCACCACCGAAGCCCTCATCAATGGCCTGAAATACCCCCAGAACTCGCATAAGCTGGTCAAAGCGGGGAGGATGCAGCCCCTCGTCCTGGTGATGATGCAGCCGACGGTCGCGCCGCCGCGCGACACCGAGTGCGTGGACGTGCCGGATGGGCCGCGGACCGAGACGTTCTTCACCAAGGACCTGCCGAAGGCCGTGGCCGACCACTATCGCGTGGGTCAGCGGGCCCGTAACTGGGGCGTCATCGGAAGTTCCACCGGCGGCTACTGCGCCCTGAAGATGGCGATGCGCCACCCCGACGCGTTCTCCGCGGCGGCCGGGCTCTCCCCGTCGTACAAGGCCCCGATCGACGCGACCACGGGCGATCTCTTCGGCGGCAGCAAGCGGCTGGAGCGGGAGAACGACCTGATGTGGCGGCTGTCCCACAAGCCGGCGCCGCCGGTGTCGCTGCTGGTCTCCAGCAGTGAGCACGGTGAGCAGAACTACCGGGACACCGTGCGCTTCGTGAACAAGGTGAAGCGGCTGAACCGGCGCGGGGAGCCGACCCGCATCTCGTCGATCATCCTGGGCACCGGCGGCCACAACTTCAACACCTGGAAGCGGGAGGTCCCCGCCGCGCTGGAGTGGCTCGGCGGCCGCCTCAGCGACCGCTGA
- a CDS encoding membrane protein — translation MPDSQDAETSGEVPNRIRRLLRGPRPEAMPTVVGTACTLIGLMDIVFPRLRHSRVHALAELLPGAVSSLAAAASIVVGLLLLMLAHGLKRRKRRAWVAAVALLPVGAAAQLLYRHSVIGMVLSLVLMGVLIRYRAEFAALPDPRSRWMALANLVVMGAVSVTVGLLIVRSHPDAIQGRPSLGAQLQHVLWGLFGFEGPVDYRHGADYTVGYSLGALGLLTVATTAYLAFRPEHPAARLTPGDEERLRELLDAHGRRDSLGHFALRRDKAVVFSPSGKAAVCYRVVSGVMLASGDPVGDVEAWPGAIACFMEEARAHSWTPAVMGCSETGGEVWTRETGLDALELGDEAIVDVADFTLSGRAMRNVRQMVKRIERAGYQTRVRRAADLGPEELEAIRRAAADWRGTDTERGFSMALGRIGDPADGDAVIATAHKAAGEGAEEGPYGDLKAVLHFVPWGPDGMSLELMRRDRSADPGMNELLIVAALQAAPELGVERVSLNFAMFRSALARGEKLGAGPVLRGWRALLVFLSRWFQIESLYKFNAKFQPRWEPRFVVFRNTRDLPRIGLAAMQAEGFVSLALPRLLRRGPRPEPRPCAHRQLADGRGLQQAA, via the coding sequence ATGCCTGACAGTCAAGATGCCGAAACGTCCGGAGAGGTTCCCAACCGGATACGGCGCCTGCTGCGCGGCCCCAGGCCGGAGGCGATGCCCACGGTCGTCGGCACCGCCTGCACGCTCATCGGGCTGATGGACATCGTCTTCCCCCGGCTGCGCCACAGCAGGGTGCACGCGCTGGCCGAGCTGCTGCCGGGCGCCGTGAGCTCCCTGGCCGCCGCCGCCTCGATCGTGGTCGGTCTGCTGCTGCTGATGCTGGCCCACGGCCTCAAACGGCGTAAGCGGCGGGCCTGGGTCGCGGCCGTGGCGCTGCTGCCCGTCGGCGCGGCCGCCCAGCTCCTCTACCGGCACTCGGTCATCGGCATGGTTCTCTCCCTCGTCCTGATGGGGGTGCTGATCCGCTACCGCGCCGAGTTCGCGGCGCTGCCCGATCCGCGCAGCCGCTGGATGGCGCTGGCCAACCTCGTGGTCATGGGCGCGGTCAGCGTCACCGTGGGACTGCTCATCGTCCGTTCGCATCCGGACGCCATCCAAGGCCGTCCCTCGCTCGGCGCACAGCTTCAGCACGTCCTGTGGGGCCTGTTCGGCTTCGAGGGGCCGGTCGACTACCGCCACGGCGCGGACTACACCGTCGGCTACTCGCTCGGCGCGCTCGGCCTGCTGACCGTCGCCACCACCGCCTATCTCGCCTTCCGCCCCGAACACCCCGCCGCCCGCCTCACCCCCGGGGACGAGGAGCGGCTGCGGGAGCTGCTCGACGCCCACGGGCGCCGCGACTCGCTCGGCCACTTCGCGCTCCGCCGCGACAAGGCCGTGGTCTTCTCCCCCAGCGGCAAGGCCGCGGTCTGCTACCGCGTGGTCTCCGGGGTGATGCTCGCCAGCGGCGACCCGGTCGGCGACGTGGAGGCGTGGCCCGGCGCGATCGCCTGCTTCATGGAGGAGGCCCGGGCCCACTCCTGGACCCCGGCGGTGATGGGCTGCAGCGAGACCGGCGGCGAGGTGTGGACCCGGGAGACCGGCCTGGACGCGCTCGAACTCGGCGACGAGGCCATCGTCGATGTGGCGGACTTCACCCTGTCCGGGCGCGCCATGCGCAACGTACGCCAGATGGTCAAGCGGATCGAGCGGGCCGGCTACCAGACCCGGGTGCGGCGCGCCGCCGACCTGGGCCCCGAGGAGCTGGAGGCCATCCGGCGCGCCGCCGCCGACTGGCGGGGCACCGACACCGAGCGCGGCTTCTCGATGGCGCTGGGCCGGATCGGCGACCCGGCGGACGGGGACGCGGTCATCGCCACCGCCCACAAGGCCGCGGGCGAGGGCGCCGAGGAGGGCCCGTACGGGGACCTCAAGGCCGTACTGCACTTCGTGCCGTGGGGCCCGGACGGAATGTCCCTGGAGCTGATGCGGCGCGACCGGAGCGCCGACCCGGGCATGAACGAGCTGCTGATCGTGGCCGCCCTGCAGGCCGCCCCCGAGCTGGGCGTGGAGCGGGTGTCGCTGAACTTCGCGATGTTCCGCTCGGCGCTGGCGCGCGGCGAGAAGCTGGGCGCGGGCCCGGTGCTGCGCGGCTGGCGGGCGCTGCTGGTCTTCCTCTCCCGCTGGTTCCAGATCGAGTCGCTGTACAAGTTCAACGCCAAGTTCCAGCCGCGCTGGGAGCCGCGCTTCGTGGTCTTCCGCAACACCCGCGACCTGCCCCGGATCGGCCTGGCCGCCATGCAGGCCGAGGGCTTCGTCTCGCTCGCCCTGCCCCGGCTGCTGCGCCGCGGACCGCGCCCCGAGCCCCGGCCCTGCGCCCATCGGCAGCTGGCCGACGGGCGGGGGCTGCAGCAGGCGGCCTGA
- a CDS encoding dihydropteroate synthase, which produces MSTLHGRGRVAGLPEWDRCAVMGVVNVTPDSFSDGGRWFDTELAVKHGLDLVAAGADLVDVGGESTRPGAARVDEAEELRRVIPVVRELAATGAVISVDTMRATVAERAVAAGARLVNDVSGGGADPAMVPTVAAAGVPFVVMHWRGQSIDMNNRAVYADVVGEVVAELRTGLEQAVAGGIDPERIVIDPGLGFAKDAGHDLTLVAHLSALRELGRPLLVAASRKRFLGRVLAGDGGSPPPARERDAATAAVTALAAREGAWAVRVHEVRASADAVRVARAIEAAENAAGAL; this is translated from the coding sequence ATGAGCACGTTGCATGGGCGGGGCCGGGTGGCCGGACTGCCGGAGTGGGACCGGTGCGCGGTGATGGGCGTGGTGAACGTCACGCCGGACTCCTTCTCCGACGGCGGCCGGTGGTTCGACACCGAACTGGCCGTCAAGCACGGTCTCGATCTGGTCGCCGCCGGGGCCGACCTGGTGGACGTCGGCGGTGAGTCGACCCGGCCCGGCGCGGCGCGCGTCGATGAGGCCGAGGAGCTGCGCCGGGTGATCCCCGTCGTCCGGGAGCTGGCCGCGACCGGTGCCGTGATCAGCGTGGACACCATGCGGGCCACGGTGGCCGAGCGGGCCGTGGCGGCCGGGGCCCGGCTGGTCAACGACGTCAGCGGCGGCGGCGCCGACCCCGCGATGGTGCCCACGGTGGCCGCGGCGGGGGTGCCGTTCGTGGTGATGCACTGGCGCGGCCAGTCGATCGACATGAACAACCGAGCGGTGTACGCGGACGTGGTCGGCGAGGTCGTCGCCGAGCTGCGCACCGGCCTGGAGCAGGCCGTCGCGGGCGGTATCGACCCGGAGCGGATCGTGATCGACCCGGGCCTGGGCTTCGCCAAGGACGCCGGGCACGACCTCACCCTGGTCGCCCATCTGTCCGCGCTGCGGGAGCTGGGCCGCCCGCTGCTGGTGGCGGCCTCCCGCAAGCGGTTCCTGGGGCGCGTCCTGGCCGGCGACGGAGGCAGCCCGCCGCCGGCCAGGGAGCGGGACGCCGCCACGGCGGCGGTCACCGCGCTCGCGGCACGCGAAGGCGCCTGGGCCGTCCGGGTACACGAGGTACGGGCCAGCGCGGACGCGGTGCGCGTGGCGCGGGCCATCGAAGCGGCCGAAAACGCGGCGGGAGCGCTGTGA
- a CDS encoding 3-dehydroquinate dehydratase, with product MTSLTDNERVAQVNTALYDAMEQGDHTTLQRLWLDSPDTEVSCVHPGWPVLRGRGEVLRSYALIMANTDYIQFFLTDVEVSVMADTALVTCTENILSGAPAEEEGQLGPLVGQLVVATNVFRRTEDGWKVWSHHGSPVLAESDDEEPGGPEGPADDGLLPG from the coding sequence GTGACTTCCCTTACGGACAACGAACGTGTGGCGCAGGTGAACACCGCGCTGTACGACGCCATGGAGCAGGGCGATCACACCACGCTGCAGCGGCTGTGGCTGGACTCCCCCGACACCGAGGTGTCCTGTGTCCACCCGGGCTGGCCGGTGCTGCGCGGCCGGGGCGAGGTGCTGCGCTCCTATGCGCTGATCATGGCCAACACGGACTACATCCAGTTCTTCCTGACGGATGTCGAGGTGTCGGTGATGGCCGACACCGCCCTGGTGACCTGCACCGAGAACATCCTCAGCGGCGCCCCCGCGGAGGAGGAGGGCCAGCTCGGCCCGCTGGTGGGCCAGCTGGTCGTGGCCACGAATGTGTTCCGCCGCACGGAGGACGGCTGGAAGGTCTGGTCGCACCACGGCTCCCCGGTGCTCGCGGAGAGTGACGACGAGGAGCCGGGCGGTCCCGAAGGCCCCGCCGACGACGGGTTGTTGCCGGGCTGA
- a CDS encoding diguanylate cyclase — protein MDRVALRGLKARGHHGVLPHEREEGQDFVVDLVLGLDTRPAAADDDLGKTVHYGVVAEEVVAVVRGEPVDLIETLAERIADRCLKYDVVREVEVVVHKPQAPITVPFDDVTITITRSRV, from the coding sequence GTGGATCGTGTCGCGCTGCGCGGCCTGAAGGCTCGCGGGCACCACGGCGTGCTACCCCATGAGCGCGAGGAGGGCCAGGACTTCGTCGTGGACCTCGTGCTCGGCCTGGACACTCGGCCCGCCGCGGCCGACGACGACCTCGGCAAGACCGTCCACTACGGCGTGGTGGCGGAAGAGGTCGTGGCCGTGGTGCGGGGTGAGCCGGTCGATCTGATCGAGACGCTGGCCGAACGGATCGCCGACCGGTGCCTCAAGTACGACGTGGTCCGGGAGGTCGAGGTCGTGGTGCACAAGCCCCAGGCCCCGATCACCGTGCCCTTCGACGACGTGACCATCACCATCACCCGGAGCCGAGTATGA
- a CDS encoding 2-amino-4-hydroxy-6-hydroxymethyldihydropteridine pyrophosphokinase, whose translation MSSSDPTVQPVPISVVEQVDAADVTLSNPKRAVISLGSNLGNRLETLQGAIDALEDTPGLRVKAVSPVYETDPWGVEPGTQATYFNAVVLIKTTLPPSSLLERGHAIEEAFERVRDERWGPRTIDVDIVAYQDVVSDDPRLTLPHPRAHERAFVLVPWNDVDPQAEVPGRGAVAGLLAAMGHEGVRVRTDLELRLPE comes from the coding sequence ATGAGCAGCAGCGACCCGACCGTGCAGCCCGTTCCCATCTCCGTGGTGGAGCAGGTGGACGCCGCCGATGTGACGTTGAGCAACCCCAAACGAGCGGTGATCTCGCTCGGCAGCAATCTGGGCAACCGCCTGGAGACCCTCCAGGGCGCCATCGACGCGCTGGAGGACACCCCGGGCCTGCGGGTCAAGGCCGTGTCGCCGGTGTACGAGACGGACCCGTGGGGCGTGGAGCCCGGCACCCAGGCCACGTACTTCAACGCCGTGGTGCTGATCAAGACGACGCTGCCGCCGTCCTCGCTGCTGGAGCGCGGCCACGCGATCGAGGAGGCGTTCGAGCGGGTGCGGGACGAGCGCTGGGGCCCGCGCACCATCGACGTGGACATCGTGGCGTATCAGGACGTGGTGTCCGACGACCCCCGGCTGACCCTGCCGCATCCGCGCGCCCATGAGCGCGCCTTCGTGCTGGTGCCGTGGAACGACGTGGATCCGCAGGCCGAGGTCCCCGGGCGCGGGGCGGTCGCGGGGCTGCTGGCCGCGATGGGCCACGAAGGTGTCCGAGTCCGCACCGATCTGGAACTGCGACTGCCCGAGTAG
- a CDS encoding GTP cyclohydrolase gives MTDPVTLDGESPIGVFDEKRAEHAIRELLIAVGEDPDREGLRETPGRVARAYKEIFAGLRQEPEDVLTTTFDLGHDEMVLVKDIEVMSSCEHHLVPFVGVAHVGYIPSHDGKITGLSKLARLVDVFARRPQVQERLTTQIAESLMRILEPRGVIVVVECEHMCMTMRGVRKPGAKTLTSAVRGQLRDPATRAEAMSLIMAR, from the coding sequence ATGACCGACCCGGTGACGCTGGACGGCGAGAGCCCCATTGGCGTGTTCGACGAGAAGCGCGCCGAGCACGCGATCCGCGAGCTGCTGATCGCCGTTGGCGAGGACCCGGACCGGGAGGGGCTGCGCGAGACGCCGGGCCGGGTGGCCCGTGCGTACAAGGAGATCTTCGCGGGGCTGCGCCAGGAGCCCGAGGACGTCCTGACCACCACCTTCGACTTGGGCCACGACGAGATGGTGCTGGTCAAGGACATCGAGGTGATGTCCTCCTGCGAGCACCACCTGGTGCCCTTCGTGGGCGTCGCCCATGTGGGCTATATCCCGTCCCACGACGGCAAGATCACCGGGCTGTCCAAGCTGGCCCGGCTGGTCGATGTCTTCGCCCGCCGCCCCCAGGTCCAGGAGCGGCTGACCACCCAGATCGCCGAATCCCTGATGCGGATACTGGAGCCGCGCGGGGTGATCGTGGTGGTCGAGTGCGAGCACATGTGCATGACCATGCGCGGGGTGCGCAAGCCCGGCGCCAAGACGCTCACCTCGGCCGTCCGCGGCCAGCTGCGCGATCCGGCCACCCGGGCCGAGGCCATGAGCCTCATCATGGCCCGCTGA